The following are encoded in a window of Chryseobacterium sp. genomic DNA:
- a CDS encoding Ig-like domain-containing domain produces the protein MLKPFYLIITALLLFSCARVGSPVGGQRDTIAPRVIGSNIDTPRVNVPVNLKELRISFDEYITLKDANKNLIISPPIRKIKRILPSSLATKEIVIQWEDTLQANTTYSFNFGSSIQDHNEGNMLPYYNYAFSTGEKIDDLYISGQVTEALQIKAVPAKVSRVVGLYQDKDSMDYRQKAYYITRVDDDGYYELNYLSPGTYRIIAFEDANSNSVYDPGKEKVGFRKEPVVVENSVSGLPISLFPSKKAFRYQEMKDMPGGVQMLFEGNPQNVEVKAVSEKLKEYKVTHRSKSDTVKIWFDALKQSIGTDVSENLRFSYAAEGKQDTVSLFYKRNPDAEMVISNDGGALLPPQTDFKVTSNYIIDRIQPEKWTLTIDSLTAVPFTARISETNPYQILVNAAFVEGNKYQLTIPSKTVSSFYESTAKPYRFDFEADKVQNFGSFTARLSNKPEARFWLQLLDSSEKVQYTTFTDAAEVKFNMVKPGEYFVRILVDNNGNGHWDEADFLNQQFAEDAYIFYKKVNIRPLWELVEDWDLKDTRRLDPVKPESTAPQATTPNTSAPVRNPQIRGTVPGTRPERTLERR, from the coding sequence ATGCTGAAGCCATTTTACCTTATAATCACCGCATTACTTCTGTTTTCCTGCGCCAGAGTAGGTTCTCCTGTAGGAGGACAACGCGATACCATCGCACCCAGGGTAATTGGCTCAAATATAGACACGCCCAGAGTAAATGTGCCTGTCAACCTGAAAGAACTGCGAATTTCCTTTGATGAATACATCACCCTGAAGGACGCAAATAAGAACCTGATTATTTCACCTCCGATCAGAAAAATAAAACGTATCCTTCCCTCCAGCCTGGCTACCAAAGAAATTGTGATCCAGTGGGAAGATACACTCCAGGCTAATACCACTTACAGCTTTAATTTCGGCAGCTCGATTCAGGACCACAACGAAGGGAATATGCTCCCTTACTATAACTATGCATTCTCAACCGGTGAAAAAATAGACGATCTTTACATCAGTGGTCAGGTTACAGAAGCGCTGCAGATTAAGGCTGTTCCGGCTAAGGTGAGCAGAGTTGTTGGTCTTTATCAGGACAAAGACTCGATGGATTACCGTCAGAAGGCCTATTATATTACAAGAGTGGACGACGACGGTTACTATGAACTGAATTATCTTTCACCCGGGACTTACCGCATCATCGCTTTTGAAGACGCGAATTCCAATTCTGTTTACGATCCCGGTAAAGAAAAAGTGGGTTTCCGTAAAGAGCCTGTAGTAGTTGAAAATTCTGTGTCGGGATTGCCCATCAGTCTGTTCCCGTCAAAAAAAGCATTCCGTTATCAGGAAATGAAGGACATGCCGGGTGGGGTACAGATGCTATTTGAGGGTAATCCACAAAATGTAGAAGTGAAGGCGGTATCCGAAAAACTGAAAGAATATAAGGTCACACACCGAAGCAAATCGGATACAGTTAAGATTTGGTTTGATGCTTTGAAACAAAGTATTGGAACTGATGTAAGCGAGAATCTGAGGTTCAGCTATGCTGCAGAAGGCAAACAGGATACCGTTTCCCTTTTCTACAAGAGAAATCCTGATGCTGAGATGGTGATTTCGAATGATGGTGGAGCCCTGCTTCCGCCCCAAACTGATTTTAAAGTGACCAGCAACTATATTATTGACAGGATTCAGCCGGAAAAATGGACGCTCACCATAGACAGTCTTACGGCTGTTCCGTTTACTGCCAGGATTTCTGAGACTAATCCTTACCAAATTCTGGTTAATGCCGCGTTTGTGGAAGGTAATAAATACCAGCTTACGATTCCAAGTAAGACGGTTTCCTCCTTTTATGAATCTACTGCCAAGCCTTACCGCTTCGATTTTGAGGCTGATAAAGTCCAGAATTTCGGCAGTTTTACTGCGCGCCTGAGCAATAAACCCGAGGCACGCTTCTGGCTGCAGCTGTTGGACTCATCGGAAAAAGTGCAGTACACAACGTTTACTGATGCAGCAGAAGTTAAATTTAATATGGTGAAACCGGGTGAATACTTTGTGCGCATTTTGGTGGACAACAATGGTAACGGACATTGGGATGAAGCCGACTTCCTTAATCAGCAGTTTGCCGAGGATGCTTATATTTTCTATAAAAAAGTAAATATCCGCCCGCTTTGGGAGTTGGTGGAAGACTGGGATTTAAAAGATACCCGCAGACTCGATCCTGTAAAACCTGAATCAACTGCTCCGCAGGCAACTACCCCAAATACTTCGGCGCCCGTCCGGAACCCACAGATTCGCGGTACTGTGCCCGGTACAAGACCTGAAAGAACTTTGGAGCGGAGATGA
- a CDS encoding serine hydrolase domain-containing protein, with the protein MRKSFWLGLLCVMLLGSCKKELQILDKEATTQLPNFGNVKLDEVFRGKENKHTDSDSINAVIQHYYRTVWEGGDLWGGFLIAIGDDILYEGYRGFAQDNKQEPITQSTPLHVASISKTITAMAVMKLVEAGKLDLDAEVAEYFPGFPYPGVTVKSLLTQRSGLPKYEYFIEKIEPAPAELSKKFLTNRDILNLMLRHKPEAARSPNTGFMYCNTNYAMLALLIEKVTATPFPSAMEQMVFKPLKMENSFIFQEKDTLTATKSFFNRGPKVYPYDRLDLIYGDKNVYTTPRDLLNFSRAMYADNFLRGDLKNMVFEPYSNERPGINNYGIGFRMKVYDNGNKLTFHTGWWHGTNSVFAHLLNSNVTIVAIGNKFSRQPYTALSLAGLFGQYPIEIDRLKNTMKQGARASSGSEEDSADVNGG; encoded by the coding sequence ATGAGAAAGAGTTTTTGGCTGGGGTTGCTGTGTGTGATGTTGTTGGGTTCATGTAAAAAAGAACTTCAGATACTTGATAAAGAGGCCACGACACAGCTTCCTAATTTTGGAAATGTAAAGCTGGATGAGGTATTTAGGGGTAAAGAAAATAAGCATACAGACAGTGATTCCATCAATGCGGTAATTCAGCATTATTACCGGACAGTTTGGGAAGGTGGTGACCTTTGGGGCGGATTTCTGATCGCCATAGGCGACGATATTCTCTATGAAGGATACCGTGGCTTTGCACAGGACAACAAACAGGAACCCATTACCCAATCCACGCCTTTGCACGTTGCGTCCATCAGTAAAACAATTACCGCTATGGCAGTGATGAAGTTGGTGGAAGCCGGAAAGCTTGACCTTGATGCTGAAGTTGCGGAATATTTTCCCGGTTTTCCTTATCCGGGGGTCACGGTAAAGTCATTGCTTACTCAGCGCAGCGGCTTGCCTAAATATGAGTATTTTATTGAAAAAATTGAGCCTGCGCCGGCAGAACTCAGCAAGAAATTTCTCACAAACCGGGACATTCTGAACCTGATGCTCCGCCACAAGCCGGAAGCTGCGCGCAGTCCCAATACAGGATTCATGTACTGTAATACCAACTACGCCATGCTGGCGCTCCTGATTGAGAAAGTTACCGCCACTCCATTCCCATCAGCCATGGAACAGATGGTTTTCAAACCTTTGAAAATGGAAAACTCATTTATCTTCCAGGAAAAGGACACACTTACGGCTACCAAGTCTTTCTTTAACCGCGGTCCGAAAGTTTATCCTTATGACCGGCTGGATCTTATCTATGGTGACAAAAACGTATATACTACTCCGCGCGATTTACTCAATTTCTCGCGTGCAATGTATGCTGACAATTTCCTTCGCGGCGATCTGAAAAATATGGTCTTTGAGCCCTACAGTAACGAGCGGCCAGGAATTAATAATTATGGCATTGGTTTCCGCATGAAGGTTTATGATAACGGTAACAAGCTTACCTTCCATACTGGATGGTGGCATGGCACTAATTCCGTATTTGCTCATCTGCTGAATTCCAATGTAACCATCGTGGCAATAGGAAATAAATTCTCCCGTCAGCCTTACACCGCACTGTCGCTGGCAGGTCTTTTCGGGCAGTATCCCATTGAAATAGACCGCCTTAAAAATACAATGAAACAAGGCGCCCGTGCATCTTCCGGCAGTGAGGAGGATTCTGCAGATGTAAATGGCGGATAA
- the fumC gene encoding class II fumarate hydratase has product MNYRTEKDTMGEVQVPADKFWGAQTERSRNNFKIGPEGSMPHEIIEAFAYLKKAAAYANCDLGVLPEDKRDHISRACDEILDGNLDDQFPLVIWQTGSGTQSNMNLNEVISNRAHVNNGGKLGEKSVIHPNDDVNKSQSSNDTFPTAMHIAAYKKVVEHTLPAVEILRDTLLTKSNEFKDIVKIGRTHLMDATPLTLGQEFSGYAAQLDYAMKAITHTLDHLQELALGGTAVGTGLNTPEGYDVLVAKYISEFTGLPFVTAPNKFEALAAHDAIVESHGALKQLAVALYKIAQDIRMLASGPRSGIGEIFIPENEPGSSIMPGKVNPTQNEALTMVCAQVLGNDTSITFAGTQGNYELNVFKPLMAYNFLQSAQLLGDACISFNDHCAVGIEPNLPRIRELVDKSLMLVTALNTHIGYENAATIAKTAHKNGTTLKEEAVNLGLLTAEQFDEWVKPENMV; this is encoded by the coding sequence ATTACAGAACGGAAAAAGATACGATGGGTGAAGTTCAGGTACCGGCAGATAAATTCTGGGGCGCCCAGACCGAACGGTCAAGAAATAATTTTAAGATCGGTCCGGAAGGTTCAATGCCCCATGAAATCATTGAGGCATTTGCCTATCTCAAGAAGGCCGCCGCTTACGCAAATTGTGACCTGGGTGTACTTCCGGAAGACAAACGGGATCATATTAGCCGGGCCTGCGATGAGATACTGGACGGTAATCTGGATGACCAGTTTCCGCTGGTAATCTGGCAAACGGGTTCCGGAACCCAGAGCAATATGAACCTGAATGAAGTGATATCCAACAGGGCTCATGTTAATAATGGAGGAAAATTAGGCGAGAAATCAGTCATTCATCCCAACGATGATGTCAACAAATCCCAAAGTTCCAACGACACATTTCCGACGGCAATGCACATCGCGGCCTATAAAAAAGTAGTGGAGCACACGTTGCCGGCAGTTGAAATACTTCGCGATACACTGCTTACCAAAAGCAATGAATTTAAAGATATTGTTAAAATCGGCAGGACGCACCTAATGGATGCAACGCCTCTTACCTTAGGACAGGAATTCTCGGGTTATGCTGCGCAGCTGGATTATGCGATGAAGGCCATAACACATACACTGGATCACCTTCAGGAACTGGCGCTGGGCGGAACAGCTGTAGGAACGGGATTAAATACACCGGAAGGTTATGATGTCCTGGTAGCAAAATACATTTCCGAATTTACCGGTTTGCCTTTTGTAACCGCACCCAATAAATTTGAAGCCTTAGCAGCACATGATGCGATCGTGGAAAGCCACGGCGCACTTAAACAACTTGCGGTGGCACTTTATAAGATCGCACAGGATATCCGGATGTTGGCCTCAGGTCCGCGCAGCGGCATCGGCGAAATTTTCATTCCGGAAAATGAACCCGGCTCGTCTATTATGCCGGGCAAAGTGAATCCAACGCAGAATGAGGCACTCACCATGGTGTGCGCCCAGGTGCTTGGCAATGATACTTCAATTACCTTCGCCGGTACCCAGGGCAATTATGAACTTAACGTTTTTAAACCACTGATGGCCTACAACTTCCTGCAGTCTGCACAACTTTTGGGTGATGCCTGCATTTCCTTCAATGACCACTGTGCTGTGGGAATTGAACCTAACCTTCCGCGCATCAGGGAACTGGTTGATAAAAGTTTAATGCTTGTCACTGCACTGAACACGCACATTGGCTATGAAAATGCGGCCACAATTGCAAAGACCGCCCATAAAAACGGCACCACCCTGAAAGAGGAAGCTGTAAACCTGGGCTTGCTGACCGCAGAACAGTTTGACGAATGGGTAAAACCAGAAAATATGGTTTAA
- a CDS encoding heme-binding domain-containing protein: MKIIFCVVAVLLLIQLIPVDRTNVPVDPAADFVKLTGAPAEVTAVLKRSCYDCHSNETVYPQYAYIAPFSWSVKHHVNKGRKHVNFSQWAAYNKEQKQGILEKTVHVLEDRKMPLPVYISYHEEAALTPADRKMLADYFKSLADSKEK, encoded by the coding sequence TTGAAAATTATCTTCTGTGTTGTAGCTGTTCTTTTGCTAATTCAGCTGATTCCTGTAGACAGAACCAATGTTCCGGTAGATCCGGCGGCAGATTTTGTGAAGCTGACGGGAGCCCCGGCTGAGGTAACTGCCGTCCTAAAAAGATCCTGTTATGACTGCCATTCAAACGAAACCGTTTATCCGCAGTATGCGTATATTGCACCATTCTCATGGTCGGTGAAACATCATGTAAACAAAGGAAGAAAGCATGTGAATTTTTCGCAATGGGCAGCCTATAATAAGGAGCAGAAACAGGGAATTCTTGAAAAAACAGTGCACGTGTTGGAAGACCGCAAAATGCCGCTGCCCGTGTATATTTCGTATCATGAAGAGGCTGCGCTTACCCCTGCCGACCGTAAGATGCTGGCAGACTATTTTAAATCTTTAGCCGATTCCAAAGAAAAATAA